One window of Roseisolibacter agri genomic DNA carries:
- a CDS encoding FKBP-type peptidyl-prolyl cis-trans isomerase, with translation MIPTFRTRAALAAGALLLALSTACTADVKPETPRAPGNPDPAANTYAPALGIQLPAFYKTPNGVYYQDTKVGTGMVAAPGAEVRVHYTGWLPDGSKFDSSRDGGEPFAFRINGGMVIAGWDEGVQGMKVGGVRKLVIPAALGYGATGAPPDIPPNSTLVFEVELVEVK, from the coding sequence ATGATCCCGACGTTCCGCACGCGTGCGGCGCTGGCGGCCGGCGCGCTGCTGCTCGCCCTCTCCACCGCCTGCACCGCCGACGTGAAGCCCGAGACGCCCCGCGCCCCCGGCAACCCCGACCCGGCCGCGAACACCTACGCGCCCGCGCTGGGCATCCAGCTGCCCGCGTTCTACAAGACGCCGAACGGCGTCTACTACCAGGACACGAAGGTCGGCACCGGGATGGTCGCGGCGCCGGGCGCGGAGGTGCGGGTGCACTACACCGGCTGGCTGCCCGACGGCTCCAAGTTCGACTCCAGTCGTGACGGGGGAGAGCCGTTCGCCTTCCGCATCAACGGCGGGATGGTGATCGCCGGCTGGGACGAGGGCGTGCAGGGGATGAAGGTCGGCGGCGTGCGCAAGCTCGTGATCCCGGCCGCGCTGGGCTACGGCGCCACCGGCGCGCCGCCCGACATCCCGCCCAACTCGACGCTCGTGTTCGAGGTGGAGCTGGTCGAGGTGAAGTGA
- a CDS encoding NAD(P)(+) transhydrogenase (Re/Si-specific) subunit beta, which translates to MSDARTLLTQASYLAASIFFILGLKSLTRPDTARRGMQQAAVGMLLAIVGTLIVEEIVEYQWILAGLVLGTIVGWPLGTRVPMTAMPQRIAISHMFGALAASLVGIAEYTHHVGAGAIPRPQMAALGFEVLFGALTVTGSFMAFGKLQEFLPGRPITYRGQNVVNIAAMAGAVGLWLYLIADPTATWAFWAMTALAFVIGVSFVLPIGGADMPVVVSLLNSYAGLAASATGFAIGNTVLIIAGALDGASGFILSIIMSKAMNRSFANVLFGAFGAAPEASGKTAAGLTVKSVSAEDAAIQLGYAGKVIVVPGYGMAVAQAQHVVRELAELIEKKGGEVKYAIHPVAGRMPGHMNVLLAEANVPYDKLYDMEEINDEFSSADVALVIGANDVVNPAAKTDRGSPIYGMPVLNVDQARNVIVMKRSMNAGFAGIENELFYADNTRMLFGDAKTMLTKLVTEVKAI; encoded by the coding sequence GTGAGCGACGCGCGCACGCTCCTGACGCAGGCCAGCTACCTGGCCGCCAGCATCTTCTTCATCCTCGGCCTCAAGTCGCTGACGCGCCCCGACACCGCGCGGCGCGGCATGCAGCAGGCGGCGGTCGGCATGCTGCTCGCCATCGTCGGCACGCTGATCGTCGAGGAGATCGTCGAGTACCAGTGGATCCTCGCGGGCCTCGTGCTCGGCACCATCGTGGGGTGGCCGCTGGGCACGCGCGTGCCGATGACGGCGATGCCGCAGCGCATCGCGATCTCGCACATGTTCGGCGCGCTGGCGGCGTCGCTCGTGGGCATCGCGGAATACACCCACCACGTTGGCGCCGGAGCGATCCCGCGGCCCCAGATGGCGGCCCTCGGCTTCGAGGTCCTGTTCGGCGCGCTCACGGTGACCGGCAGCTTCATGGCGTTCGGCAAGCTGCAGGAGTTCCTGCCGGGGCGCCCGATCACCTACCGCGGGCAGAACGTCGTCAACATCGCCGCGATGGCCGGCGCGGTGGGGCTCTGGCTCTACCTCATCGCCGATCCGACGGCCACGTGGGCGTTCTGGGCGATGACCGCGCTCGCGTTCGTGATCGGCGTGTCGTTCGTGCTTCCCATCGGCGGCGCCGACATGCCGGTCGTGGTGTCGCTGCTCAACTCGTACGCGGGCCTGGCGGCCAGCGCGACCGGCTTCGCGATCGGCAACACGGTGCTCATCATCGCGGGCGCGCTCGACGGCGCGAGCGGCTTCATCCTCTCGATCATCATGTCGAAGGCGATGAACCGCTCGTTCGCCAACGTGCTGTTCGGCGCGTTCGGTGCCGCGCCCGAAGCCAGTGGGAAGACCGCGGCCGGCCTCACGGTCAAGAGCGTGAGCGCCGAGGACGCGGCGATCCAGCTCGGCTACGCGGGGAAGGTGATCGTGGTGCCCGGCTACGGCATGGCGGTCGCGCAGGCGCAGCACGTGGTGCGCGAGCTGGCGGAGCTGATCGAGAAGAAGGGCGGGGAGGTGAAGTACGCGATCCATCCGGTCGCCGGCCGCATGCCCGGGCACATGAACGTGCTGCTGGCCGAGGCGAACGTGCCGTACGACAAGCTGTACGACATGGAGGAGATCAACGACGAGTTCTCCTCGGCCGACGTCGCGCTGGTCATCGGCGCCAACGACGTGGTGAACCCGGCGGCCAAGACGGACCGCGGGTCGCCGATCTACGGCATGCCGGTGCTGAACGTGGACCAGGCGCGGAACGTCATCGTCATGAAGCGCAGCATGAACGCGGGCTTCGCCGGCATCGAGAACGAGCTATTCTACGCCGACAACACGCGGATGCTGTTCGGCGACGCGAAGACGATGTTGACCAAGCTCGTGACCGAGGTGAAAGCGATATGA
- a CDS encoding NAD(P) transhydrogenase subunit alpha, translating to MLTYVLQLYVFILAGFVGYSIITRVPPLLHTPLMSATNAISAISIVGALVVAGSRYSRLASILGFVAVTCATINVVGGFIITDRMLRMFRREEKPAELPPGEASK from the coding sequence ATGCTGACCTACGTCCTGCAGCTCTACGTCTTCATCCTCGCCGGCTTCGTGGGCTACAGCATCATCACCCGCGTGCCGCCGCTCCTGCACACGCCGCTGATGTCGGCCACCAACGCCATCTCCGCCATCTCGATCGTCGGCGCGCTGGTGGTGGCCGGCTCGCGCTACTCGCGGCTCGCCAGCATCCTCGGCTTCGTCGCGGTCACGTGCGCCACCATCAACGTGGTGGGCGGCTTCATCATCACCGACCGCATGCTGCGGATGTTCCGGCGCGAGGAGAAGCCGGCCGAGCTGCCGCCCGGTGAGGCGTCCAAGTGA
- a CDS encoding Re/Si-specific NAD(P)(+) transhydrogenase subunit alpha yields the protein MRIAVLKETAERERRVALTPDAVKRLVAAGHQVVIERGAGAAAYAADADYEAAGATLAADAAAACQGAEVVAKVQRPTAAEAALLPRGSVLVALLQPAQSAEGLHLLADLAQRGVTALALERVPRITRAQSMDVLSSQATVAGYKAVLLAASALPRFLPMLTTAAGNITPAKALVLGAGVAGLQAIATARRLGAVVSAFDVRAAAREQVQSLGARFVAAELAAPGAETAGGYAREQAADEQARTLAAIAGAIAEMDLVISTAAIPGRPAPRLVTAEMVATMKPGAVIVDVAAETGGNCELTRPGETVEAHGVTIMGPLNLPSTTPAHASAMFGRNVLTLLQHLSTKEGALQLDVSDEITGAMALTHDGQVRS from the coding sequence ATGCGCATCGCCGTCCTGAAGGAGACCGCCGAGCGGGAGCGCCGCGTCGCGCTCACCCCGGACGCCGTGAAGCGGCTGGTCGCCGCCGGCCACCAGGTCGTGATCGAGCGCGGCGCCGGCGCCGCCGCCTACGCCGCCGACGCCGACTACGAGGCCGCGGGCGCCACCCTCGCCGCCGACGCGGCGGCCGCCTGCCAGGGCGCGGAGGTCGTCGCCAAGGTGCAGCGCCCCACCGCCGCGGAGGCCGCGCTGCTCCCGCGCGGCTCGGTCCTCGTGGCGCTGCTGCAGCCCGCGCAGAGCGCCGAGGGGCTGCACCTGCTGGCCGACCTTGCGCAGCGCGGCGTCACCGCGCTGGCGCTCGAGCGGGTGCCGCGCATCACGCGCGCGCAGTCGATGGACGTGCTCTCGTCGCAGGCCACGGTCGCGGGCTACAAGGCGGTGCTCCTGGCGGCGAGCGCGCTGCCGCGCTTCCTGCCGATGCTCACCACCGCCGCCGGCAACATCACGCCCGCGAAGGCGCTCGTCCTCGGCGCCGGCGTGGCCGGGCTGCAGGCCATCGCCACCGCGCGCCGCCTGGGCGCCGTCGTCAGCGCCTTCGACGTGCGGGCGGCGGCGCGCGAGCAGGTGCAGTCGCTCGGCGCGAGGTTCGTGGCCGCGGAGCTGGCGGCGCCCGGCGCCGAGACGGCGGGCGGCTACGCGCGCGAGCAGGCGGCCGACGAGCAGGCGCGCACGCTGGCCGCGATCGCCGGCGCGATCGCCGAGATGGACCTCGTGATCTCGACGGCGGCGATTCCCGGGCGGCCCGCGCCGCGGCTCGTCACCGCCGAGATGGTGGCGACCATGAAGCCCGGCGCCGTGATCGTCGACGTGGCCGCGGAGACCGGCGGGAACTGCGAGCTGACGCGCCCCGGCGAGACCGTGGAGGCGCACGGCGTCACGATCATGGGGCCCCTGAACCTGCCGAGCACCACGCCCGCGCACGCGAGCGCGATGTTCGGCCGCAACGTGCTGACGCTGCTGCAGCACCTCTCGACGAAGGAGGGGGCGCTGCAGCTGGACGTGTCCGACGAGATCACCGGCGCGATGGCGCTCACCCACGACGGCCAGGTGCGGAGCTGA
- a CDS encoding sodium:solute symporter family protein encodes MPVAQLTSLDYVVMAIYFAVVLGIGWALRRMMRTSTDFFLSGRSLPPWVTGLAFLSANLGAQEVIGMGASGAKYGIATAHFYWVGAIPAMVFVGLFMMPFYYGSRARSVPEYLKLRFDEKTRTLNAVSFAAMTVFSSGVSMYAMGKLLNLLLGWDFDTSVLVAAAIVLAYVLLGGLTSAIYNEVLQFFMIVFGFAPLVWIGLRAVGGWGGLRYRLGQLALDRGLPADALTHTWKGMGDAATNPIGVEWFGLMMGLAFVLSFGYWCTDFLVVQRAMAADSMSAARRTPLIAALPKMFFPFLVILPGMIALAHGSDASVGGLATAGTGMIPPKLLPSGVPMVNEQGSFVLDYDLATPMMLVRLFPTGMLGLGVTALMASFMSGMAGNVTAFNTVWTYDIYQAHIRKGASDAHYLWMGRAATVGGIALSIAAAYVAGAFNNIMDFLQLIFAFVNAPLFATFALGMFWKRSTGHGAFWGLVAGTLGAALHHGLTLARGSTPGVKGGYFATLHLYRSELAQTFYTATAAFLTCFVVTIVISLATRPRADDELRGLVYSLTPRPADDSRHWTQRPAVLASVVLGMTLLLNVLFY; translated from the coding sequence ATGCCCGTCGCGCAGCTGACGTCCCTCGACTACGTCGTGATGGCGATCTACTTCGCCGTGGTGCTCGGGATCGGGTGGGCGCTCCGGCGGATGATGCGCACCTCGACGGACTTCTTCCTCTCCGGGCGCTCGCTCCCGCCGTGGGTGACGGGGCTCGCGTTCCTCTCGGCGAACCTCGGCGCGCAGGAGGTCATCGGGATGGGCGCGTCGGGCGCGAAGTACGGGATCGCCACCGCGCACTTCTACTGGGTGGGCGCGATCCCCGCGATGGTGTTCGTGGGGCTGTTCATGATGCCGTTCTACTACGGCTCGCGCGCGCGCTCGGTGCCCGAGTACCTGAAGCTGCGCTTCGACGAGAAGACGCGCACGCTGAACGCGGTCAGCTTCGCGGCGATGACGGTGTTCTCGTCGGGCGTGTCGATGTACGCGATGGGCAAGCTGCTGAACCTCCTGCTCGGCTGGGACTTCGACACGAGCGTGCTGGTGGCGGCGGCGATCGTGCTCGCGTACGTGCTGCTGGGCGGCCTGACGAGCGCGATCTACAACGAGGTGCTGCAGTTCTTCATGATCGTGTTCGGCTTCGCGCCGCTGGTGTGGATCGGGCTGCGCGCGGTGGGCGGGTGGGGCGGGCTGCGCTACCGCCTGGGGCAGCTGGCGCTGGACCGCGGGCTGCCGGCCGACGCGCTGACGCACACGTGGAAGGGGATGGGCGACGCGGCCACGAACCCGATCGGCGTCGAGTGGTTCGGGCTGATGATGGGGCTCGCCTTCGTGCTCTCGTTCGGCTACTGGTGCACGGACTTCCTGGTGGTGCAGCGCGCGATGGCGGCCGACTCGATGTCCGCCGCGCGGCGCACGCCGCTGATCGCCGCGCTGCCGAAGATGTTCTTCCCGTTCCTCGTGATCCTGCCGGGGATGATCGCGCTGGCGCACGGCAGCGACGCGTCGGTGGGCGGGCTGGCGACCGCGGGCACGGGGATGATCCCGCCCAAGCTCCTGCCGAGCGGGGTGCCGATGGTGAACGAGCAGGGGAGCTTCGTGCTCGACTACGACCTGGCGACGCCGATGATGCTGGTGCGGCTCTTCCCGACGGGGATGCTGGGGCTGGGCGTGACGGCGCTGATGGCGTCGTTCATGTCGGGGATGGCGGGGAACGTCACGGCGTTCAACACGGTGTGGACGTACGACATCTACCAGGCGCACATCCGCAAGGGCGCGTCGGACGCGCACTACCTGTGGATGGGGCGCGCGGCGACGGTGGGCGGGATCGCGCTGTCGATCGCGGCCGCGTACGTGGCGGGCGCGTTCAACAACATCATGGACTTCCTGCAGCTGATCTTCGCGTTCGTGAACGCGCCGCTGTTCGCGACGTTCGCGCTGGGGATGTTCTGGAAGCGGAGCACGGGCCACGGCGCCTTCTGGGGGCTGGTGGCGGGCACGCTGGGCGCGGCGCTGCACCACGGGCTGACGCTGGCGCGCGGCTCGACGCCCGGCGTGAAGGGCGGCTACTTCGCGACGCTGCACCTGTATCGCAGCGAGCTGGCGCAGACGTTCTACACGGCGACGGCGGCGTTCCTGACGTGCTTCGTGGTGACGATCGTCATCAGCCTCGCGACGCGGCCGCGCGCGGACGACGAGCTGCGCGGGCTGGTGTACTCGTTGACGCCGCGGCCGGCGGACGACTCGCGGCACTGGACGCAGCGGCCGGCGGTGCTGGCGTCGGTGGTGCTGGGCATGACGCTGCTGCTCAACGTCCTGTTCTACTGA
- a CDS encoding alpha/beta hydrolase family protein yields MRPALRLLAHACLLVALLAACGERSTPSGEPSPTPPTSPTAPTAPAAGLVLQGDPESAAGATWTYRATVDGVVYDLKGVLFKPRGAGPFPAVVVSHGYGGSAATYSRGIAVEMVRWGLVAIATDYTHAAVPSGAPGTSADPGASTANVQRAHRTYELLRSLGYVDMRRVAAHGHSMGAFVTAALLAAYPADFRAASHTAGGVRVATFDGAAPTEAQAATIRTPYQLHHGDRDAVVLLAADQRLASVLTASGTTHELQVYPGADHDDVARSAAMLERVRAWYGRWGMF; encoded by the coding sequence ATGCGACCCGCCCTCCGCCTGCTCGCGCACGCCTGCCTGCTGGTCGCCCTCCTTGCCGCGTGCGGCGAGCGCTCGACGCCGAGCGGAGAGCCGTCACCCACCCCACCGACGTCGCCCACCGCGCCCACCGCGCCGGCCGCCGGGCTCGTGCTGCAGGGCGACCCCGAGTCCGCCGCGGGCGCGACGTGGACGTACCGCGCGACGGTGGACGGCGTCGTGTACGACCTGAAGGGCGTGCTGTTCAAGCCGCGGGGCGCAGGGCCGTTCCCCGCGGTCGTCGTCAGCCACGGCTACGGTGGCAGCGCGGCGACCTACTCGCGCGGGATCGCAGTCGAGATGGTGCGGTGGGGGCTGGTGGCGATCGCGACCGACTACACGCACGCGGCGGTGCCGTCGGGCGCGCCCGGCACGTCGGCCGACCCGGGCGCGAGCACCGCCAACGTGCAGCGCGCGCACCGGACGTACGAGCTGCTGCGCTCCCTCGGCTACGTGGACATGCGGCGCGTCGCCGCGCACGGGCACAGCATGGGCGCGTTCGTCACCGCGGCGCTGCTGGCCGCCTACCCGGCCGACTTCCGCGCGGCGTCGCACACGGCGGGCGGCGTGCGCGTCGCGACGTTCGACGGCGCCGCGCCGACCGAGGCGCAGGCAGCGACCATCCGCACGCCGTATCAGCTGCACCACGGCGACCGTGACGCGGTGGTCCTGCTGGCGGCCGACCAGCGGCTGGCGTCGGTGCTCACCGCGAGCGGCACGACGCACGAGCTGCAGGTCTACCCCGGCGCCGACCACGACGACGTGGCGCGCAGCGCGGCGATGCTGGAGCGCGTGCGGGCGTGGTACGGGCGGTGGGGGATGTTCTGA
- a CDS encoding NAD(P)H-binding protein, whose product MTSRAAFVAGATGYVGRALVRVLVERGWRTVAHLRPDSPERDTWRVRFAGMGATADATPWDADAMAATLLSVQPTAVFALLGTTRQRARASAARGQADGYEHVDYGLTALLLRATQRAAREMDASPRFVYLSSVGADAASRNPYLAVRGRLEAELRASPLPWTVVRPSFITGPDRDESRPAERIGATLVDAALAIPGLLGAHRLRDRWRSTTADELARALARLAEDPRADGAVVEGDGLR is encoded by the coding sequence GTGACCTCGCGCGCGGCCTTCGTCGCGGGCGCGACGGGCTACGTGGGCCGCGCGCTGGTGCGGGTGCTCGTCGAGCGCGGATGGCGCACGGTCGCGCACCTGCGCCCCGACTCGCCGGAGCGCGACACCTGGCGCGTGCGCTTCGCCGGCATGGGCGCGACGGCCGACGCGACGCCGTGGGACGCGGACGCGATGGCGGCGACGCTGCTGTCCGTGCAGCCGACCGCGGTCTTCGCGCTGCTGGGCACCACGCGGCAGCGGGCGCGCGCGTCCGCCGCGCGCGGCCAGGCCGACGGCTACGAGCACGTGGACTACGGGCTCACCGCGCTCCTGCTGCGTGCGACGCAGCGCGCGGCCCGCGAGATGGATGCGTCGCCGCGCTTCGTCTACCTCTCGTCCGTCGGCGCCGACGCCGCGTCGCGCAATCCGTACCTCGCGGTGCGCGGACGACTGGAGGCGGAGCTGCGTGCGTCGCCGCTACCGTGGACCGTCGTGCGTCCGAGCTTCATCACGGGCCCCGACCGCGACGAGTCGCGCCCGGCCGAGCGCATCGGCGCGACGCTGGTCGACGCGGCGCTCGCGATCCCGGGCCTGCTCGGCGCCCACCGCCTGCGCGACCGCTGGCGCTCCACCACCGCCGACGAGCTGGCGCGCGCGCTGGCGCGGCTGGCGGAGGATCCGCGCGCCGACGGTGCGGTGGTGGAAGGCGACGGGTTGCGCTGA
- a CDS encoding alpha/beta hydrolase: MLPLAILTAATAIAALRHLHRRRVERRVGARLPLGDDGVVRGAHGFTLRGDPARAALVVHGFGDTPQSVAELAHALHADGWTVRVPLLPGHGRTVRDFAASGADAWLACAREELAALRAEHGSVALVGQSMGAALCAVLAAETPDVRALVLLAPYVTAARAVRAVGRAHLALGLVLPYLGSDGGAASIHDPEARAQALGYGVVTPRLLRELGRIVDAAHAALPDIQVPTRVVLSRRDNRVAAEAAAVAAERIGSRTRDVLWLEASGHVIAVDRERARVFAATREWLAAHADAPTDATADATAAAPVVDVS; the protein is encoded by the coding sequence ATGCTTCCACTCGCGATCCTCACCGCCGCCACGGCGATCGCCGCCCTGCGCCACCTCCACCGCCGCCGCGTCGAGCGGCGCGTCGGCGCGCGGCTGCCGCTCGGCGACGACGGCGTGGTGCGCGGCGCGCACGGCTTCACGCTGCGCGGCGATCCGGCGCGCGCGGCGCTGGTCGTGCACGGCTTCGGCGACACGCCGCAGAGCGTGGCCGAGCTGGCGCACGCGCTGCACGCCGACGGCTGGACGGTGCGCGTACCGCTGCTGCCGGGGCACGGGCGCACCGTGCGCGACTTCGCGGCCAGCGGCGCCGACGCGTGGCTGGCGTGCGCGCGCGAGGAGCTGGCCGCGCTGCGTGCGGAGCATGGCAGCGTCGCCCTCGTGGGGCAGTCGATGGGCGCGGCGCTGTGCGCGGTGCTGGCCGCGGAGACGCCGGACGTGCGCGCGCTCGTCCTGCTGGCGCCGTACGTCACCGCCGCGCGCGCGGTCCGCGCCGTGGGGCGCGCGCACCTCGCGCTGGGGCTCGTGCTGCCGTACCTGGGCAGCGACGGCGGCGCGGCGTCCATCCACGACCCCGAGGCGCGCGCGCAGGCGCTGGGCTACGGCGTGGTGACGCCGCGGCTGCTGCGCGAGCTGGGGCGCATCGTGGACGCGGCGCACGCGGCGCTCCCCGACATCCAGGTGCCGACGCGCGTCGTGCTCTCGCGCCGCGACAACCGCGTCGCCGCGGAGGCCGCGGCCGTGGCGGCGGAGCGCATCGGCAGCCGCACGCGCGACGTGCTCTGGCTGGAGGCGTCGGGCCACGTGATCGCGGTGGACCGCGAGCGCGCGCGCGTCTTCGCGGCCACGCGCGAGTGGCTGGCCGCGCACGCCGACGCACCGACGGACGCGACCGCGGACGCGACGGCGGCCGCACCGGTGGTGGACGTGTCGTGA
- a CDS encoding ThiF family adenylyltransferase: MPAPDLSRYARQIALPEVGLAGQARLADARVLIVGAGGLGSPAALWLAAAGVGRIGLADHDRVDRSNLHRQLLYAPGDEGTPKVEAARARLAAVAPDARIDLHHVEVTAANAPALVQGYDVVLDCTDQIPVRYALSDACVAAGRPLVHGAVSRWEGRVTVLAASEGPCYRCLWPTPPPAHAIPSCAEAGVLGPVPGAIGMLQAVEASKLLLGAGDPLVGRLLVMDLLRMVTHVFAVPRDPLCPTCAAGQIRQAGMDGAVAVSPDAPYPSPEPSSVSQPSAGHPAVEEISPVELAARLGAADPPLVLDVREPWEHDIAHLAGARLVPLNQLPAALSTLDPARALVTMCHHGVRSRMAAEFLRERGLTRVANLSGGIDAWSEDVDASVPRY; the protein is encoded by the coding sequence ATGCCGGCCCCGGATCTTTCCCGCTACGCGCGCCAGATCGCGCTCCCAGAAGTCGGGCTCGCGGGACAGGCGCGTCTGGCGGACGCCCGGGTGCTGATCGTCGGGGCGGGCGGGCTCGGGTCGCCCGCGGCGCTCTGGCTCGCGGCGGCGGGCGTCGGACGCATCGGGCTCGCGGACCACGACCGCGTGGACCGCTCCAACCTCCACCGGCAGCTGCTCTACGCGCCGGGCGACGAGGGCACGCCCAAGGTCGAGGCGGCCCGCGCGCGGCTCGCCGCCGTCGCTCCCGACGCGCGGATCGACCTGCACCACGTCGAGGTCACCGCCGCCAACGCGCCGGCGCTCGTGCAGGGCTACGACGTGGTGCTCGACTGCACGGACCAGATCCCCGTCCGCTACGCGCTGAGCGACGCGTGCGTCGCCGCCGGGCGTCCGCTGGTGCATGGCGCCGTGTCGCGGTGGGAGGGGCGCGTCACCGTGCTCGCCGCGTCCGAGGGGCCGTGCTACCGCTGCCTGTGGCCGACGCCGCCACCCGCGCACGCGATCCCGTCGTGCGCGGAGGCGGGCGTGCTGGGGCCCGTCCCGGGCGCGATCGGGATGCTGCAGGCAGTCGAGGCGTCCAAGCTGCTCCTCGGCGCCGGCGACCCGCTGGTGGGCCGGCTGCTGGTGATGGACCTGCTGCGGATGGTGACGCACGTCTTCGCCGTGCCGCGCGACCCGTTGTGCCCGACGTGCGCGGCGGGCCAGATTCGCCAGGCCGGGATGGACGGCGCCGTCGCCGTCTCGCCCGACGCCCCGTACCCGTCGCCGGAGCCGTCGTCCGTGTCGCAGCCGTCCGCCGGACACCCGGCCGTCGAAGAGATCTCCCCGGTGGAGCTGGCCGCGCGCCTGGGCGCCGCCGATCCGCCGCTGGTGCTGGACGTGCGCGAGCCGTGGGAGCACGACATCGCGCACCTCGCGGGCGCGCGCCTCGTGCCGCTCAACCAGCTCCCCGCCGCGCTCAGCACGCTCGACCCGGCGCGCGCGCTCGTGACGATGTGCCATCACGGGGTGCGCAGCCGCATGGCCGCCGAGTTCCTGCGCGAGCGCGGGCTGACGCGCGTCGCGAACCTCAGCGGCGGCATCGACGCGTGGAGCGAGGACGTGGACGCGTCCGTCCCGCGGTACTGA
- a CDS encoding Crp/Fnr family transcriptional regulator: MSSKRPVTRLAPDARAALLAYGARATWPGGFAIYQRAQPADGVFVVLSGRVVLRSRVKAGRGFVPVVAAEGETFGAEGLIPGSSYVTDARAEEASETLHLSAAQLRSCLREQPLVGGALLAQLMVERSALLEKLRELATLSVEERLIASVVRMADQSGLSDDAPLVLGPAQYRLLCELVGATRESVSLVFNRLVSAGLVEREGTTFSVPDVGALAKRLSATWVEEDTAVPMTREDGGSIATRA, encoded by the coding sequence GTGAGCTCGAAACGTCCTGTCACGCGCCTGGCGCCCGATGCCCGCGCCGCGCTGCTCGCCTACGGAGCCCGCGCCACCTGGCCGGGCGGGTTCGCCATCTATCAACGCGCGCAGCCGGCCGACGGCGTGTTCGTCGTCCTCAGCGGCCGCGTCGTCCTCCGCAGCCGCGTGAAGGCCGGACGCGGCTTCGTCCCCGTCGTCGCCGCCGAGGGCGAGACCTTCGGCGCCGAGGGGCTCATCCCGGGCAGCAGCTACGTCACCGACGCCCGCGCCGAGGAGGCCAGCGAGACGCTGCACCTCAGCGCCGCGCAGCTCCGCAGCTGCCTGCGCGAGCAGCCGCTCGTCGGCGGCGCGCTGCTCGCCCAGCTGATGGTCGAGCGCAGCGCGCTCCTCGAGAAGCTGCGCGAGCTGGCCACGCTCAGCGTCGAGGAGCGGCTCATCGCCTCGGTGGTGCGCATGGCCGACCAGAGCGGCCTCTCCGACGACGCCCCGCTCGTCCTCGGCCCCGCGCAGTACCGGCTGCTGTGCGAGCTGGTGGGCGCCACGCGCGAGAGCGTCTCCCTCGTCTTCAACCGCCTCGTCTCGGCCGGGCTGGTGGAGCGCGAGGGGACGACCTTCTCGGTGCCCGACGTCGGCGCGCTCGCCAAGCGCCTCAGCGCGACGTGGGTGGAGGAGGACACGGCGGTGCCGATGACGCGCGAGGACGGGGGGTCGATCGCCACGCGCGCCTGA
- a CDS encoding AAA family ATPase: MRSDAAALPDAPARAAAAPRGTADDADFARAEPLLAAARALRDEVSRRVLGQGDVVEEILLAIVAGGHARLVGVPGLAKTLLVKSVAEAMRLQFRRIQFTPDLVPSDITGTEILEEDTHTGARAFRFVQGPVFANIVLADEINRAPPRTQAALLEAMQEHAVSAAGHTMRLPEPFFVLATQNPIEQEGTYPLPEAQLDRFLFDVRVGYPAAEDEVAILRATTGASQGPLAPVLDADQTLALQRLARAVAASDPVLRYAASLVRATRPDDPGAPKLVQQSVRWGAGPRAGQALILGAKAHALLAGRVAVAPEDVRRVAAPVLRHRVLPTFAAEAEGVDVEQVVDAVLAHVAAPSSGVRI, from the coding sequence GTGCGCTCCGACGCTGCCGCCCTTCCCGACGCCCCCGCGCGAGCCGCCGCTGCCCCGCGCGGCACGGCCGACGACGCCGACTTCGCGCGGGCCGAGCCGCTCCTGGCCGCCGCGCGGGCGCTGCGCGACGAGGTCTCGCGCCGCGTCCTCGGCCAGGGCGACGTGGTCGAGGAGATCCTGCTGGCGATCGTCGCCGGCGGCCACGCGCGCCTCGTCGGCGTCCCCGGCCTCGCGAAGACGCTGCTCGTGAAGTCGGTGGCGGAGGCGATGCGCCTGCAGTTCCGCCGCATCCAGTTCACGCCCGACCTGGTGCCGAGCGACATCACGGGGACGGAGATCCTGGAGGAGGACACGCACACCGGCGCGCGCGCGTTCCGCTTCGTGCAGGGCCCCGTGTTCGCGAACATCGTCCTCGCCGACGAGATCAACCGCGCGCCGCCGCGCACGCAGGCCGCGCTGCTGGAGGCGATGCAGGAGCACGCGGTGAGCGCGGCGGGTCACACGATGCGGCTGCCGGAGCCGTTCTTCGTGCTGGCGACGCAGAACCCGATCGAGCAGGAGGGCACGTATCCGCTGCCCGAGGCGCAGCTCGACCGCTTCCTGTTCGACGTGCGCGTGGGCTATCCCGCGGCGGAGGACGAGGTGGCGATCCTGCGCGCGACGACGGGCGCGTCGCAGGGCCCGCTCGCGCCGGTGCTCGACGCCGACCAGACGCTCGCGTTGCAGCGCCTCGCGCGCGCGGTGGCGGCGAGCGATCCGGTGCTGCGCTACGCGGCGTCGCTGGTGCGCGCGACGCGCCCGGACGATCCCGGCGCGCCGAAGCTGGTGCAGCAGTCGGTGCGCTGGGGCGCGGGCCCGCGCGCGGGCCAGGCGCTGATCCTCGGCGCGAAGGCGCATGCGCTGCTCGCCGGCCGCGTGGCGGTCGCGCCGGAAGACGTGCGTCGCGTCGCCGCGCCGGTGCTGCGGCACCGCGTGCTGCCCACCTTCGCCGCCGAGGCCGAGGGCGTCGATGTCGAACAGGTGGTGGACGCCGTGCTCGCTCATGTCGCGGCGCCCAGCTCCGGCGTGCGGATCTGA